The proteins below are encoded in one region of Thunnus maccoyii chromosome 24, fThuMac1.1, whole genome shotgun sequence:
- the LOC121892353 gene encoding splicing factor U2AF 35 kDa subunit-like produces the protein MAEYLASIFGTEKDKVNCSFYFKIGACRHGDRCSRLHNKPTFSQTILIQNIYRNPQNSAQTADASRCAVSDVEMQEHYDEFFEEVFTEMEEKYGEVEEMNVCDNLGDHLVGNVYVKFRREEDAEKAVMDLNNRWFNAQPIHAELSPVTDFREACCRQYEMGECTRGGFCNFMHLKPISRELRRELYGRRRKRHRSRSRSRERRSRSRDRRRDRERRRSRDRERSGRF, from the exons ATGGCGGAGTACCTGGCATCCATTTTCGGCACAGAGAAAGACAA GGTCAATTGttctttctattttaaaatCGGAGCTTGCAGACATGGAGACCGCTGCTCGAGATTGCACAACAAACCAACCTTCAGCCAG ACCATCTTGATTCAAAACATCTACCGAAATCCCCAGAACAGTGCACAGACAGCCGACGCCTCGCGct GCGCCGTCAGCGATGTGGAAATGCAGGAGCACTACGACGAGTTCTTCGAG GAGGTGTTCACGGAGATGGAGGAGAAGTAcggagaggtggaggagatgaACGTGTGCGATAACTTGGGCGACCACCTCGTCGGCAACGTCTATGTTAAG TTTCGTCGTGAGGAGGATGCAGAGAAAGCAGTCATGGACCTGAATAATCGCTGGTTCAACGCCCAACCCATCCACGCAGAGCTCTCGCCCGTCACTGACTTCAGGGAAGCTTGCTGCCGCCAGTATGAAATGGG AGAGTGCACCCGAGGTGGCTTCTGCAACTTCATGCACCTGAAACCCATATCGCGGGAACTCCGTAGGGAGCTGTATGGCCGCCGCAGGAAAAG GCACCGCTCTCGCTCGCGTTCCAGGGAACGACGCTCCCGCTCCAGGGATCGACGAAGGGACCGCGAGAGGCGGAGGTCGAGGGACCGAGAACGTTCTGGAAGATTCTGA